In Mastigocladopsis repens PCC 10914, a single window of DNA contains:
- the lepA gene encoding translation elongation factor 4, whose product MTDVPAARIRNFCIIAHIDHGKSTLADRLLQVTGTVDKREMKEQFLDNMDLERERGITIKLQAARMNYKAKDGQQYVLNLIDTPGHVDFSYEVSRSLAACEGALLVVDASQGVEAQTLANVYLALEHNLEIIPVLNKIDLPGAEPERITQEIEEIIGLDCSGAILASAKEGIGIDEILEAIVERIPPPRNTVNERLRALIFDSYYDSYRGVIVYFRVMDGTLKKGDRIYLMVSGKEYEIDELGVLSPTQKQVEELHAGEVGYLAAAIKAVADARVGDTITLSNAKAPEPLPGYTEANPMVFCGMFPIDADQFEDLREALDKLKLNDAALQFEPETSSAMGFGFRCGFLGLLHMEIVQERLEREYDLDLIITAPSVVYKVHTLKGEELYIDNPSRLPSPNEREKIEEPYVQVDMITPETYVGTLMELAQNRRGVFKDMKYLTQGRTTLSYELPLAEVVTDFFDQMKSRSRGYASMEYQLIGYRENPLVKLDILINGDPVDSLAMIVHRDKAYNVGRSMAEKLKELIPRHQFKVPIQASIGSKVIASEHIPALRKDVLAKCYGGDISRKKKLLQKQAKGKKRMKSVGTVDVPQEAFMAVLRLDQQ is encoded by the coding sequence ATGACTGACGTTCCCGCCGCTCGCATTCGCAATTTTTGTATTATTGCTCACATTGACCATGGGAAATCTACCCTAGCAGACCGCTTGCTGCAAGTGACAGGCACTGTAGACAAGCGGGAGATGAAGGAACAGTTTCTCGACAACATGGATTTGGAACGGGAGCGCGGCATTACAATTAAGCTGCAAGCTGCCCGGATGAACTACAAAGCAAAGGATGGTCAGCAGTATGTACTAAACTTAATTGATACTCCGGGTCATGTGGATTTTTCGTATGAAGTGTCCCGCAGTCTTGCTGCTTGCGAAGGTGCGTTGTTGGTAGTAGATGCTTCCCAGGGAGTGGAAGCGCAAACCCTGGCAAATGTCTACTTAGCTCTAGAGCATAACCTGGAAATTATCCCAGTTTTGAATAAAATCGACTTACCTGGAGCAGAACCAGAGCGGATCACACAGGAAATTGAAGAAATTATCGGTTTAGATTGCAGTGGTGCGATTCTTGCCTCAGCCAAAGAAGGAATAGGCATTGACGAGATTTTAGAAGCCATTGTGGAGCGTATACCACCGCCACGGAACACGGTGAATGAGCGCTTAAGGGCATTGATTTTTGATAGTTACTACGACAGCTACCGAGGAGTCATTGTCTATTTTCGGGTGATGGATGGCACACTCAAGAAGGGCGATCGCATCTACCTAATGGTTTCTGGCAAGGAATACGAAATTGATGAGTTAGGAGTGCTTTCTCCCACCCAAAAGCAAGTTGAAGAACTGCACGCAGGGGAAGTTGGTTATTTAGCCGCAGCAATTAAAGCGGTTGCTGATGCACGGGTGGGAGACACAATCACCTTATCCAACGCTAAAGCCCCTGAACCATTACCTGGTTACACAGAAGCTAACCCAATGGTATTCTGCGGGATGTTCCCCATCGATGCTGACCAATTTGAAGATTTGCGCGAAGCCTTAGATAAACTCAAACTGAATGATGCAGCGCTACAGTTTGAACCAGAAACATCTAGCGCGATGGGTTTTGGCTTCCGCTGTGGCTTTTTGGGTTTGCTGCACATGGAAATTGTGCAAGAACGCCTAGAGCGAGAGTATGACCTGGACTTAATTATTACTGCTCCTTCTGTCGTTTACAAGGTACATACCCTCAAGGGTGAGGAACTCTACATAGACAACCCCAGTCGCTTACCCTCTCCCAACGAACGGGAGAAAATTGAAGAACCGTACGTCCAAGTGGATATGATTACGCCAGAAACTTACGTCGGCACTTTGATGGAGTTGGCGCAAAATCGGCGTGGTGTCTTCAAAGATATGAAGTATCTCACTCAAGGACGCACCACACTCAGTTACGAGTTGCCTTTGGCAGAAGTTGTCACAGACTTTTTTGACCAGATGAAATCCCGCTCACGGGGATATGCCAGCATGGAATATCAATTGATTGGCTACCGGGAAAATCCCCTAGTCAAACTCGATATTTTAATTAATGGCGATCCAGTTGATTCCTTGGCGATGATTGTCCACAGAGATAAAGCGTACAACGTTGGGCGGTCAATGGCTGAGAAGCTAAAAGAATTGATTCCCCGCCATCAATTCAAAGTGCCCATCCAAGCATCGATTGGCAGTAAAGTCATTGCCAGTGAACATATCCCAGCTTTACGAAAAGATGTGCTGGCCAAGTGCTACGGCGGTGACATTAGCCGGAAGAAGAAACTCTTACAGAAGCAGGCAAAAGGTAAAAAGCGGATGAAATCTGTGGGTACAGTGGATGTACCGCAGGAAGCGTTTATGGCAGTGTTGCGCTTGGATCAGCAGTAA
- a CDS encoding sensor histidine kinase gives MSITANSQRSKVLSKNKDAITSNTNGSWANLGAELVYTQDDTGRYLTFWWQHSECLGLNSEQIVANQSGKEYAFTPVDQAAYLERLQQILTTLMPQRYQCWFSYGQQLFELELVITPIMPSLASTPTTVLVMGRLLQAALSKPEENLAYQTPVQLDSALHSQRHHKLINQITRNIRRTLDLDIIWQQTVDSLGEALQLERCIICPYQSSNTKVQVIAEYRQPNLGSMLGLEIEIASEPGFVQALATLQPIFVQNPQHLDFAQHRMLVVTTCYQDQPNGLIAVTLGKICSEISAEELELAKEVADQLGTAIAHATLYKELEQARQEAEQATRHIREFLANVTHELRTPLNGIIGFLKLILEGMADDPEEQRQFLQEAHKSSLYLLDIINDILDIARIEADKMELELRSVWLDELFSDVESFMRPQAEGRNLSLRMQMPATSDEIIVYGDYQRLKQVMLNLVGNAIKFTHEGGITISADVVRKKVIFQDQQFPGMVRVRVADTGIGVSLDKQDKLFQIFSQVDSSRTRHYGGTGLGLAISQKLVEAMGGEVNFYSLGEGLGSTVTFTVPLYQQPVMVSSSDNDL, from the coding sequence ATGAGTATTACTGCTAACTCCCAAAGGTCGAAGGTATTGTCAAAGAATAAAGATGCTATTACCAGTAACACTAATGGCTCATGGGCAAATTTAGGAGCCGAGTTGGTGTACACGCAAGATGATACAGGACGCTACTTGACCTTTTGGTGGCAACACAGCGAATGCCTAGGGTTAAACTCTGAGCAAATAGTTGCAAACCAAAGCGGCAAAGAATATGCTTTTACCCCAGTGGATCAGGCTGCATACTTGGAAAGGTTGCAGCAGATTCTAACAACTTTAATGCCCCAAAGGTATCAGTGTTGGTTTAGCTATGGTCAGCAGCTGTTTGAGTTGGAGTTGGTCATCACTCCGATTATGCCTTCGTTGGCAAGCACCCCAACAACAGTTCTAGTTATGGGACGGCTGCTGCAAGCAGCACTCAGCAAACCAGAAGAAAACTTGGCATATCAAACACCCGTACAGCTAGATTCAGCGTTACATTCACAGCGTCACCATAAACTGATAAACCAAATTACCAGAAATATCCGACGGACATTAGATTTGGATATTATTTGGCAACAAACGGTGGATAGTTTGGGGGAAGCGTTGCAACTGGAACGCTGTATAATTTGTCCATACCAATCATCTAACACGAAAGTGCAGGTGATAGCAGAATACCGCCAACCAAACCTAGGCTCTATGCTTGGCTTGGAAATAGAGATTGCTTCTGAGCCGGGCTTTGTCCAAGCATTGGCAACACTACAACCCATTTTTGTGCAAAATCCACAACATCTCGATTTCGCTCAGCACAGAATGTTAGTGGTGACAACTTGCTACCAAGACCAGCCAAATGGATTGATTGCTGTCACTTTAGGCAAGATATGCTCCGAGATCAGCGCAGAGGAACTTGAACTAGCAAAAGAAGTGGCAGATCAGCTAGGAACAGCGATCGCCCACGCTACCTTATATAAAGAACTGGAACAAGCGCGTCAAGAAGCCGAACAAGCCACCCGCCACATCAGAGAGTTTCTCGCCAATGTGACCCATGAGCTGAGAACACCACTCAACGGCATTATCGGATTTTTAAAGTTGATTTTGGAGGGTATGGCAGACGATCCAGAAGAACAAAGGCAGTTTCTTCAAGAAGCTCACAAATCATCACTTTACCTGCTTGATATTATCAACGATATCTTAGATATTGCCAGAATTGAAGCAGACAAAATGGAACTAGAATTGCGATCAGTCTGGTTAGATGAGCTATTCAGTGATGTGGAAAGTTTTATGCGTCCTCAAGCAGAGGGAAGAAACCTCAGTCTGCGAATGCAAATGCCTGCAACTTCTGATGAAATTATCGTCTATGGTGATTACCAGCGCCTCAAGCAAGTGATGCTAAATTTAGTTGGCAATGCTATTAAATTTACTCATGAAGGCGGTATAACTATCAGTGCCGATGTTGTTCGTAAAAAAGTGATATTTCAAGACCAACAATTTCCTGGTATGGTAAGAGTGCGTGTGGCAGACACAGGTATTGGTGTTTCTCTTGACAAACAGGACAAACTGTTTCAAATATTTAGTCAGGTAGATAGCTCCCGCACTCGCCATTACGGCGGTACAGGCTTGGGATTAGCAATATCCCAAAAGCTAGTAGAGGCAATGGGGGGTGAAGTCAATTTTTACAGTTTGGGCGAAGGACTTGGCTCAACCGTAACATTTACTGTACCGCTCTATCAACAACCAGTTATGGTTTCATCCTCAGATAACGACTTATAA
- a CDS encoding DUF3386 domain-containing protein yields MTHPITARQLFQTAYESRYTWDENFPGYSADVQLVQGDEVYTGKIRINRDLSVEVTGVADEQVEEGIYTQLRDIVTHRKCTNFEQSHGEHEFSLGQEDPNGAIEILVKGDSMGSNYKVRGNEISQVSRVMGRMAFIIDTHASLDTGSGYIATRYDATFRNSKTNQVTSVLKFEDTYEKIGDYYVMTKQIVQEYKDGTRTTTEFSYSNIKLLEPAAVS; encoded by the coding sequence ATGACACATCCAATAACAGCCCGTCAGCTATTCCAAACCGCTTACGAAAGTCGTTATACTTGGGACGAAAACTTTCCTGGTTATAGTGCAGATGTGCAACTAGTTCAGGGAGATGAAGTCTATACAGGTAAGATTCGCATCAACCGCGACCTAAGCGTAGAAGTTACGGGTGTTGCAGATGAGCAAGTGGAGGAAGGTATTTATACTCAATTGCGAGATATAGTCACCCACCGTAAATGCACAAACTTTGAGCAGTCTCATGGAGAGCACGAGTTTAGCCTTGGTCAAGAAGACCCGAATGGTGCGATAGAAATCTTGGTTAAGGGCGACTCTATGGGTTCAAATTATAAAGTCCGGGGTAACGAAATTTCCCAGGTCAGTCGGGTGATGGGTCGCATGGCTTTTATCATTGATACCCACGCAAGCTTGGACACAGGTTCTGGCTACATTGCAACTCGCTATGATGCAACCTTCCGCAACTCGAAAACGAATCAAGTGACCAGTGTTCTCAAATTTGAAGATACCTATGAGAAAATTGGCGATTACTATGTGATGACTAAGCAAATTGTGCAAGAGTATAAAGATGGCACTCGTACCACAACTGAGTTTAGCTACTCCAACATTAAGCTATTAGAACCAGCAGCTGTTTCATGA
- a CDS encoding NifU family protein produces the protein MELTVDNVETVLDEMRPYLISDGGNVELVELEGPVVKLRLQGACGSCPSSTMTLRMGIERRLREMIPEIAEVEQVM, from the coding sequence ATGGAACTTACAGTCGATAATGTCGAAACAGTTTTAGATGAAATGCGTCCTTATCTCATTTCTGATGGCGGTAATGTGGAACTCGTGGAACTTGAGGGTCCAGTCGTCAAACTACGGTTGCAAGGCGCTTGCGGTTCTTGTCCGAGTTCCACAATGACTTTAAGAATGGGAATTGAGCGTCGCCTCAGAGAAATGATTCCTGAAATTGCAGAAGTCGAACAAGTGATGTAA